One genomic window of Gracilinema caldarium DSM 7334 includes the following:
- a CDS encoding helix-turn-helix domain-containing protein, whose translation MMENELLNLLGHNIRQTRIEKGLSQYGLALKTGMAANSINDIENGKRWVSAKSLSRIANALEVEPYIFLLPKSFRINDGITSIKLYDDEMIKAIQSAIKEVRKRYNIDSDS comes from the coding sequence ATGATGGAAAATGAATTACTAAATTTACTCGGTCATAACATTCGACAGACCCGTATCGAAAAAGGCCTTTCACAGTATGGTTTAGCATTAAAAACAGGAATGGCAGCCAATTCTATTAATGATATAGAGAATGGAAAACGTTGGGTTTCAGCAAAATCATTATCTAGAATAGCAAATGCCTTAGAAGTTGAGCCTTATATTTTCCTCCTTCCAAAATCATTTCGAATTAATGATGGAATTACTAGTATTAAATTATATGATGACGAAATGATTAAAGCTATCCAATCAGCTATAAAAGAAGTCAGAAAACGTTATAATATCGATTCCGATTCTTGA
- a CDS encoding SulP family inorganic anion transporter, whose translation MNMQSFFSIGRLVPRTFEIGKAFPYSRESFAKDLVSGFTVGIVALPLAMAFSIAAGASPAQGLYTAILAGFFISFLGGSRYQIGGPTGAFVVIIFGVISRHGMEGLVLATILAGLMLIAMGLSGLGRLIKFIPYPVTTGFTTGIGLLIFSQQVKDFLGLKIEKVSPEFFEKWAQYFEHMGTFDPLTLFVGLLTITIIILIRRFFPRIPASVVGVGFTTLICFIFSLPVETIGSRFGGIPSTLPIPTLPEFHWSTMKAVFPDAITIALLAAIESLLSAVVADGMTGDRHNANMELVAQGVGNIASALFGGIPATGAIARTATNIKSGAQSSVAGMVHAVTLLLFMLFLAPVASVIPLASLSAVLMVVAWDMSELHRFVRIIKKSPRSDMLVLLTTFVLTVVIDLTVAVEVGVVLAAFLFLRRMVETAEIKPGTPGVGAEIVYGSSPAQPHEQPKHPKDVEIYEITGPFFFGVADLLQDTLMTLEKKPRAFILRLPQVPAVDSTGIAALESFLSYCKKHGIQLYLSEVREQPMKALERSGFIEALGSQYIVSSPEQVLEMLSK comes from the coding sequence ATGAATATGCAATCCTTCTTTTCAATTGGAAGATTAGTTCCCCGAACCTTCGAAATTGGGAAAGCATTTCCCTACTCCCGGGAAAGTTTTGCTAAAGATCTTGTATCTGGCTTTACAGTCGGTATTGTAGCCCTGCCGCTGGCCATGGCCTTTAGTATCGCCGCCGGCGCATCCCCTGCCCAGGGCTTATACACGGCAATCCTCGCAGGTTTCTTCATCAGTTTCCTCGGCGGAAGCCGCTACCAGATCGGCGGGCCTACCGGTGCCTTTGTGGTCATTATTTTCGGTGTCATTTCCCGACATGGGATGGAGGGGCTCGTACTGGCGACGATCCTCGCAGGACTTATGCTGATTGCAATGGGACTTTCCGGCCTAGGCCGGCTCATCAAATTTATCCCCTATCCGGTAACCACGGGTTTTACAACCGGTATTGGGCTGCTCATTTTTTCCCAGCAGGTCAAAGATTTTCTTGGACTAAAAATAGAAAAGGTATCTCCCGAATTTTTTGAAAAATGGGCTCAGTATTTTGAGCATATGGGCACCTTTGACCCATTAACCCTCTTTGTAGGATTACTCACCATTACGATCATCATTCTGATCCGGCGCTTTTTCCCTCGAATTCCCGCGTCAGTAGTAGGAGTAGGCTTCACCACCCTGATATGTTTTATCTTTTCCCTGCCAGTAGAAACCATAGGATCCCGGTTTGGGGGCATTCCCTCAACATTACCCATTCCGACCCTGCCGGAATTTCATTGGAGTACAATGAAAGCCGTTTTCCCCGATGCAATCACCATCGCACTCCTTGCGGCAATCGAATCCCTGCTCTCCGCAGTTGTAGCCGATGGTATGACCGGAGACCGGCATAATGCCAACATGGAACTGGTGGCTCAGGGAGTAGGCAACATTGCCAGTGCCCTCTTTGGGGGTATCCCTGCAACAGGAGCCATTGCCCGGACAGCAACAAATATCAAATCCGGAGCTCAAAGTTCTGTGGCTGGTATGGTACATGCCGTAACCCTGCTCCTCTTTATGCTGTTTTTGGCACCGGTGGCTTCGGTGATACCCCTGGCAAGCCTTTCGGCGGTCCTTATGGTGGTAGCATGGGATATGAGCGAACTGCACCGCTTTGTCAGAATTATCAAAAAGTCGCCCCGCAGCGACATGCTGGTGCTCCTCACGACCTTTGTATTAACCGTCGTGATTGACCTGACCGTTGCGGTAGAGGTTGGTGTTGTCCTTGCGGCATTCCTTTTTCTGAGGCGAATGGTAGAAACCGCAGAGATTAAACCCGGGACTCCTGGTGTGGGCGCAGAAATCGTCTATGGCAGCTCTCCAGCGCAGCCCCATGAACAGCCAAAGCATCCCAAGGATGTAGAAATATACGAAATTACCGGCCCCTTCTTCTTTGGGGTAGCGGACCTCCTGCAGGACACCCTCATGACCTTAGAGAAAAAACCCCGGGCGTTTATTCTACGGCTTCCCCAGGTGCCAGCGGTCGACTCCACCGGTATTGCAGCCCTGGAGTCCTTCCTGAGTTATTGTAAAAAGCACGGGATTCAGCTCTATCTTTCCGAGGTTCGTGAGCAACCCATGAAAGCCCTGGAACGATCCGGTTTTATCGAAGCCCTGGGATCCCAGTATATCGTATCCAGCCCTGAACAAGTCCTG